Proteins from a single region of Streptomyces sp. TN58:
- the sigE gene encoding RNA polymerase sigma factor SigE, protein MVGTPLDTTRADRGGAAAPVDRRGVFRRLFWSAGEPKSVTDIADRFHTADTATTATFAADAGSQAWTPPSWEEIVSTHSARVYRLAYRLTGNQHDAEDLTQEVFVRVFRSLSTYTPGTFEGWLHRITTNLFLDMVRRKQRIRFDALADDAAERLPSREPSPQQVLHDTHFDADVQQALDTLAPEFRAAVVLCDIEGLSYEEIAATLGVKLGTVRSRIHRGRSHLRKALRHRSPAARAERTLAGVATGAPDAGREGGAE, encoded by the coding sequence ATGGTAGGGACTCCACTGGACACCACCAGAGCCGACAGGGGAGGTGCGGCTGCGCCTGTGGATCGTCGGGGCGTGTTCAGGCGCCTCTTCTGGTCGGCGGGTGAGCCGAAATCCGTGACCGACATTGCTGACCGCTTCCACACCGCAGACACCGCAACCACCGCGACCTTTGCCGCAGATGCGGGATCGCAGGCGTGGACCCCTCCCTCGTGGGAGGAGATCGTCAGCACGCACAGCGCGCGGGTCTACCGCCTCGCCTACCGCCTGACGGGCAACCAGCACGACGCCGAGGACCTGACCCAGGAGGTCTTCGTCCGCGTCTTCCGCTCGCTGTCCACCTACACGCCCGGCACCTTCGAGGGCTGGCTGCACCGCATCACCACGAACCTCTTCCTGGACATGGTCCGCCGCAAGCAGCGGATCCGCTTCGACGCGCTCGCCGACGACGCCGCCGAGCGGCTGCCGAGCCGTGAGCCGTCTCCCCAGCAGGTCCTGCACGACACGCACTTCGACGCGGACGTGCAGCAGGCGCTGGACACCCTCGCCCCCGAGTTCCGGGCGGCCGTGGTGCTGTGCGACATCGAGGGCCTGTCCTACGAGGAGATCGCCGCGACGCTCGGCGTGAAGCTCGGCACCGTGCGCAGCCGTATCCACCGAGGCCGCTCGCACCTGCGCAAGGCGCTCAGGCACCGGTCGCCCGCGGCTCGTGCCGAGCGGACCCTGGCGGGCGTGGCGACGGGAGCGCCGGACGCCGGGAGAGAGGGCGGGGCCGAGTGA
- a CDS encoding enoyl-CoA hydratase/isomerase family protein has protein sequence MADSVLYEVTDGLATITINRPDAMNAMNTEAKVALRDAAEAAAGDTAVRAVLLTAAGDRAFCVGQDLKEHIGNLASDRETGSSLTMNTVKEHYNPIVRALTEMPKPVVAGVNGVAAGAGFGFALAADFRVVADTASFNTSFAGVALTADSGVSWTLPRLIGASRASDLLLFPRSIKAQEAYELGIVNRLVPSESLHAEAEAVARALAAGPTVAYASLKESLAYGASHTLAESLVHEDVLQTRAGASEDHSIAVQAFLAKQPPKYLGR, from the coding sequence ATGGCCGACAGTGTGCTCTACGAAGTGACCGACGGACTCGCGACCATCACGATCAACCGTCCCGACGCGATGAACGCGATGAACACCGAGGCCAAGGTCGCCCTGCGCGACGCGGCGGAGGCGGCGGCCGGGGACACCGCGGTCCGGGCGGTCCTGCTGACCGCCGCCGGCGACCGGGCCTTCTGCGTCGGCCAGGACCTCAAGGAGCACATCGGGAACCTCGCCTCGGACCGCGAGACGGGCTCCTCGCTGACCATGAACACGGTCAAGGAGCACTACAACCCGATCGTGCGGGCCCTCACCGAGATGCCCAAGCCCGTGGTGGCCGGCGTCAACGGCGTCGCGGCCGGGGCCGGCTTCGGCTTCGCGCTGGCGGCCGACTTCCGCGTCGTCGCCGACACCGCCTCGTTCAACACCTCGTTCGCCGGGGTGGCGCTCACCGCCGACTCGGGGGTCTCGTGGACGCTGCCCCGCCTGATCGGCGCCTCCCGCGCCTCGGACCTGCTGCTCTTCCCGCGTTCGATCAAGGCGCAGGAGGCGTACGAGCTCGGCATCGTCAACCGCCTGGTGCCGTCGGAGTCGCTGCACGCCGAGGCGGAGGCCGTGGCCCGCGCACTGGCCGCCGGCCCGACGGTCGCCTACGCCTCCCTGAAGGAGTCCCTGGCGTACGGCGCCTCCCACACCCTCGCGGAGTCCCTGGTGCACGAGGACGTCCTGCAGACCCGTGCGGGTGCCTCCGAGGACCACTCCATCGCCGTCCAGGCGTTCCTGGCGAAGCAGCCGCCGAAGTACCTCGGCCGCTGA
- a CDS encoding TIGR00730 family Rossman fold protein encodes MGNPGISDGSARHRPEEQQLGPVLRRRSQVQAGSTTDQRLLDSAGPSEWVHTDPWRVLRIQSEFIEGFGTLAELPPAISVFGSARTPEGSPEYEAGVRIGGALVDAGFAVITGGGPGAMEAANKGAREANGISVGLGIELPFEQGLNEHVDLGLNFRYFFVRKTMFVKYSQGFVVLPGGLGTLDELFEALTLVQTQKITRFPIVLFGTEYWSGLVDWLRGTVIAQGKASEKDLYLFHVTDDVDEAIALVTKEVGK; translated from the coding sequence ATGGGCAACCCCGGCATCTCCGACGGGTCCGCTCGTCACCGGCCCGAGGAGCAGCAGCTCGGGCCGGTCCTGAGGCGGCGGAGCCAGGTGCAGGCGGGCAGTACGACGGACCAGCGGCTGCTGGACTCCGCCGGGCCCTCCGAGTGGGTCCACACCGATCCCTGGCGGGTCCTGCGCATCCAGTCGGAGTTCATCGAGGGCTTCGGCACGCTGGCCGAGCTGCCGCCCGCGATCAGCGTGTTCGGCTCGGCCCGCACCCCGGAGGGCTCGCCCGAGTACGAGGCGGGCGTGCGGATCGGCGGCGCACTGGTCGACGCCGGTTTCGCGGTGATCACGGGCGGCGGTCCGGGAGCGATGGAGGCCGCCAACAAGGGCGCCCGCGAGGCGAACGGGATCTCCGTCGGCCTGGGCATCGAGCTCCCCTTCGAGCAGGGGCTCAACGAGCACGTCGACCTCGGTCTGAACTTCCGGTACTTCTTCGTCCGCAAGACGATGTTCGTGAAGTACAGCCAGGGCTTCGTCGTACTGCCCGGCGGGCTGGGCACGCTGGACGAGCTGTTCGAGGCGCTGACCCTGGTCCAGACCCAGAAGATCACCCGCTTCCCCATCGTGCTGTTCGGCACGGAGTACTGGAGCGGGCTGGTCGACTGGCTGCGGGGCACGGTGATCGCCCAGGGCAAGGCCTCGGAGAAGGACCTCTACCTCTTCCACGTCACCGACGACGTGGACGAGGCCATCGCCCTCGTGACCAAGGAAGTCGGCAAGTAG
- a CDS encoding zf-HC2 domain-containing protein encodes MTGASPSPAEQHLGDRLAALVDGELKHDARERVLAHLATCAKCKAEADAQRRLKTMFVESAPPPLSAGLLARLQQLPGGALDGPSGPAGPGPGSARPDPFEAFAYALPVAAARPQQEGFRIHEVGRPRRRFAFVAAGAVSLAALALGGTMPLEGTEPIVRGDSPAPTSRPGPALPVSDAAARERPPTPAAVPTLLTAVASPPAPPKPSPPVSARPVSLMR; translated from the coding sequence GTGACCGGAGCCAGTCCGTCCCCCGCAGAACAGCACCTCGGTGACCGGCTAGCCGCCCTCGTGGACGGGGAGTTGAAGCACGACGCGCGCGAGCGGGTCCTCGCGCACCTGGCGACCTGCGCCAAGTGCAAGGCGGAGGCCGACGCACAGCGCCGTCTGAAGACCATGTTCGTGGAGAGCGCGCCGCCGCCGCTGTCCGCGGGCCTGCTCGCGCGCCTCCAGCAGCTCCCGGGAGGCGCGCTCGACGGCCCGTCCGGACCCGCGGGGCCGGGGCCCGGCTCCGCCCGGCCCGACCCCTTCGAGGCCTTCGCGTACGCGCTGCCCGTGGCCGCCGCCCGCCCGCAGCAGGAGGGCTTCCGCATCCACGAGGTGGGCCGTCCCCGGCGCCGGTTCGCCTTCGTCGCCGCCGGAGCGGTGTCGCTGGCCGCCCTCGCGCTGGGAGGCACGATGCCGCTGGAGGGCACCGAGCCGATCGTCCGGGGCGATTCCCCGGCGCCCACCTCCAGACCCGGCCCCGCGCTGCCCGTGAGCGACGCGGCCGCCCGTGAACGGCCGCCCACTCCGGCGGCCGTACCGACCCTCCTGACGGCCGTGGCGAGCCCGCCGGCGCCGCCCAAGCCCTCGCCGCCGGTCTCGGCGCGCCCGGTCTCCCTGATGCGCTGA
- a CDS encoding DNA-3-methyladenine glycosylase I: protein MSGPVAGPDGLLRCPWALSTGSTGEYVAYHDGEWGRPVHGDDALYERLCLEAFQSGLSWLTILRRREGFRKAFSGFSIAAVAEFGVADAERLLADEGIIRNRAKIEATLANAKVLAGWESGELDTLIWSHAPEEPGPAPLTVTEVPAVTPESTALAKALKKAGIRFVGPTTAYALMQACGLVNDHLAACALRDPA, encoded by the coding sequence GTGAGCGGACCGGTGGCCGGCCCGGACGGGCTGCTGCGCTGCCCGTGGGCGCTGTCCACGGGGTCCACCGGGGAGTACGTCGCCTACCACGACGGCGAATGGGGCCGGCCGGTCCACGGCGACGACGCCCTGTACGAGCGGCTGTGCCTGGAGGCCTTCCAGTCGGGGCTGTCCTGGCTGACGATCCTGCGCCGGCGCGAGGGCTTCCGTAAGGCGTTCTCCGGCTTCTCCATCGCGGCGGTCGCCGAATTCGGCGTCGCGGACGCGGAGCGGCTGCTCGCCGACGAGGGGATCATCCGCAACCGGGCCAAGATCGAGGCGACCCTGGCCAACGCGAAGGTCCTCGCCGGCTGGGAGTCCGGCGAGCTGGACACCCTGATCTGGTCCCACGCCCCCGAGGAGCCCGGTCCCGCGCCGCTCACGGTCACCGAGGTCCCCGCGGTCACCCCTGAGTCCACCGCCCTCGCCAAGGCCCTCAAGAAGGCCGGCATCCGCTTCGTCGGCCCCACGACCGCCTACGCCCTGATGCAGGCGTGCGGGCTGGTCAACGACCACCTGGCAGCCTGCGCCCTGCGCGACCCGGCCTGA
- a CDS encoding DivIVA domain-containing protein, whose translation MIVFFFLMIALVVVVAAVTLAVIGGGSEAVLPEVEPDRVADGLPETRPVVREDIDALRLPVAPRGYRMAEVDDVLERLAAELAERDARIALLTGTAPSEPAAPQDAPGPVDLGKGGDR comes from the coding sequence TTGATCGTGTTCTTCTTCTTGATGATCGCGCTGGTCGTGGTCGTGGCAGCGGTCACCCTCGCCGTGATCGGCGGCGGCTCGGAGGCCGTCCTGCCGGAGGTGGAGCCGGACCGGGTGGCGGACGGGCTGCCGGAGACCCGGCCCGTGGTGCGGGAGGACATCGACGCGCTGCGGCTGCCGGTCGCGCCGCGCGGCTACCGGATGGCCGAGGTGGACGACGTACTGGAGCGGCTGGCCGCGGAGCTCGCCGAGCGGGACGCGCGGATCGCCCTGCTGACGGGGACCGCGCCGTCCGAGCCCGCCGCCCCGCAGGACGCTCCCGGCCCGGTCGACCTCGGCAAGGGCGGTGACCGGTGA
- a CDS encoding O-methyltransferase, translating to MRQLWGQERVITGNRQTSWAFADAFVAEDDALRWARDRSREAGLRSVSPGTGAALRLLAATADAKAVAEIGTGTGVSGIHLLHGMRPDGVLTTVDPEADRQAFARQAFRAAGFAGNRARFIPGRALDVLPRLADGGYDLVFCDGDPTESLDYLAESLRLLRPGGLVCFEGVFSDGRTVDSAAQPVEVLRVRELLRSVRESPALEAALLPVGDGLLCAVRR from the coding sequence TTGCGCCAACTATGGGGACAGGAGAGGGTCATTACCGGCAACCGGCAGACGAGCTGGGCGTTCGCCGACGCGTTTGTCGCCGAGGACGACGCTCTGCGATGGGCCCGCGATCGGTCCAGGGAAGCGGGCCTGCGCTCCGTCTCCCCCGGGACCGGCGCCGCGCTGCGCCTGCTGGCCGCGACCGCGGACGCCAAGGCGGTCGCCGAGATCGGTACCGGAACCGGCGTCTCCGGCATCCACCTCCTGCACGGGATGCGCCCCGACGGGGTCCTGACCACGGTCGATCCCGAGGCCGACCGGCAGGCCTTCGCCCGCCAGGCCTTCCGCGCCGCCGGCTTCGCGGGCAACCGCGCCCGCTTCATCCCCGGCCGCGCACTCGACGTCCTGCCCCGCCTCGCCGACGGCGGCTACGACCTCGTCTTCTGCGACGGCGACCCGACCGAGTCCCTGGACTACCTCGCCGAATCGTTGCGCCTGCTGCGCCCAGGGGGGCTGGTGTGCTTCGAGGGGGTCTTCTCCGACGGCCGTACGGTCGACTCCGCGGCCCAGCCGGTCGAAGTGCTCCGCGTGCGCGAACTGCTGCGCAGCGTCCGGGAGAGCCCCGCGCTGGAGGCCGCGCTGCTGCCGGTGGGCGACGGGCTCCTCTGCGCCGTGCGCCGCTGA
- the folP gene encoding dihydropteroate synthase, which yields MLRLGRREFDTHEPVIMAIVNRTPDSFYDQGATFRDEPALDRVEQAVAEGAAIIDIGGVKAGPGEHVDAAEEARRTVGFVAEVRRRHPDVVISVDTWRHEVGEAVCEAGADVLNDAWGGVDHKLAEVAARYGAGLVCTHAGGVEPRTRPHRIAYEDVMADILRVTVELAERAAALGVRRDAIMIDPGHDFGKNTRHSLEATRRLEEMTATGWPVLVSLSNKDFVGETLDKPVKERLLGTLATTAVSAWLGAQVYRVHEVAETRQILEMVRSIQGHRPPAVARRGLA from the coding sequence ATGCTGCGACTGGGCAGGCGCGAGTTCGACACCCACGAGCCGGTGATCATGGCCATCGTGAACCGGACTCCGGACTCCTTCTACGACCAGGGCGCGACCTTCCGCGACGAGCCGGCGCTGGACCGGGTGGAGCAGGCCGTCGCCGAGGGCGCCGCGATCATCGACATCGGCGGGGTGAAGGCGGGCCCGGGCGAGCACGTGGACGCGGCCGAGGAGGCACGGCGCACGGTCGGGTTCGTGGCCGAGGTCAGGCGCCGCCACCCGGACGTGGTGATCAGCGTGGACACCTGGCGGCACGAGGTCGGCGAAGCCGTCTGCGAGGCCGGGGCGGACGTGCTGAACGACGCGTGGGGCGGGGTGGACCACAAGCTGGCCGAGGTGGCGGCACGCTACGGCGCCGGCCTGGTCTGCACGCACGCAGGCGGGGTCGAACCCCGTACCCGGCCGCACCGGATCGCGTACGAGGACGTGATGGCGGACATCCTGCGGGTCACGGTGGAGCTCGCCGAGCGGGCTGCGGCCCTCGGCGTCCGCCGGGACGCGATCATGATCGACCCGGGGCACGACTTCGGCAAGAACACCCGCCACTCGCTGGAGGCGACCCGGCGGCTGGAGGAGATGACGGCCACGGGCTGGCCGGTGCTGGTCTCGCTGTCGAACAAGGACTTCGTCGGGGAGACCCTGGACAAGCCGGTCAAGGAGCGGCTGCTGGGCACGCTGGCCACCACGGCGGTCTCCGCCTGGCTGGGCGCGCAGGTCTACCGCGTCCACGAGGTCGCCGAGACCCGCCAGATCCTGGAAATGGTCCGCTCGATCCAGGGCCACCGCCCGCCCGCCGTCGCCCGCCGCGGCCTCGCCTGA
- a CDS encoding DUF3117 domain-containing protein, whose translation MAAMKPRTGDGPLEVTKEGRGIVMRVPLEGGGRLVVELTPDEADALGDALKKVVG comes from the coding sequence ATGGCGGCCATGAAGCCGCGGACGGGCGACGGCCCGCTCGAGGTCACCAAGGAGGGGCGGGGCATCGTCATGCGCGTACCGCTCGAGGGCGGCGGTCGGCTTGTCGTCGAGCTGACCCCCGATGAGGCGGACGCCCTGGGTGACGCCCTGAAGAAGGTCGTCGGCTGA
- the dapE gene encoding succinyl-diaminopimelate desuccinylase, protein MSESELNLTLDAAELTARLVDIPSVSGDEKVLADLVENALRGLPHLTVDRFGNNVVARTNLGRAERVVLAGHLDTVPIADNVPSRLDENDVLWGCGTTDMKSGVAVQLRIAATVPEPNRDLTFVFYDQEEVAADLNGLGKVAEAHPDWLTGDFAVLLEPSNAEVEGGCQGTLRVLLRTAGERAHSARSWMGSNAIHTASPILARLAAYEPRKPVIDGLEYHEGLNAVRIEGGVANNVIPDACTVTVNFRYAPDRTEAEALAHVREVFADCDIAEFVVDDSSGGALPGLSHPAAAAFMEAVGGRAMPKFGWTDVSRFSALGVPAVNYGPGDALLAHKVDERVETKAILHCEERLRAWLTS, encoded by the coding sequence ATGTCCGAATCCGAGCTGAACCTCACCCTGGACGCCGCCGAGCTGACCGCCCGGCTCGTCGACATCCCCTCCGTGAGCGGCGACGAGAAGGTACTCGCCGACCTCGTGGAGAACGCGTTGCGCGGCCTGCCCCACCTCACCGTGGACCGCTTCGGCAACAACGTCGTCGCCCGCACGAACCTCGGCCGCGCCGAGCGCGTCGTACTCGCCGGCCACCTCGACACCGTGCCGATCGCCGACAACGTCCCGTCGCGCCTCGACGAGAACGACGTCCTGTGGGGCTGCGGCACCACCGACATGAAGTCCGGCGTCGCCGTGCAGCTGCGCATCGCGGCGACCGTGCCCGAGCCCAACCGGGACCTCACCTTCGTCTTCTACGACCAGGAGGAGGTCGCCGCCGACCTCAACGGCCTCGGCAAGGTCGCCGAGGCCCACCCCGACTGGCTCACGGGCGACTTCGCGGTCCTGCTGGAGCCCTCGAACGCCGAGGTCGAGGGCGGCTGCCAGGGCACCCTGCGCGTGCTGCTGCGCACCGCCGGCGAGCGCGCCCACTCCGCCCGCAGCTGGATGGGATCCAACGCCATCCACACGGCGAGCCCGATCCTGGCCCGGCTGGCGGCGTACGAGCCCCGCAAGCCGGTCATCGACGGCCTGGAGTACCACGAGGGCCTCAACGCCGTCCGCATCGAGGGCGGCGTCGCCAACAACGTCATCCCCGACGCGTGCACGGTGACGGTCAACTTCCGCTACGCCCCCGACCGCACCGAAGCCGAGGCGCTGGCCCACGTCCGCGAGGTGTTCGCGGACTGCGACATCGCGGAGTTCGTCGTCGACGACTCCTCCGGCGGCGCCCTGCCGGGCCTCTCCCACCCCGCGGCCGCGGCCTTCATGGAGGCGGTGGGCGGCCGGGCCATGCCGAAATTCGGCTGGACGGACGTCTCCCGCTTCAGCGCGCTGGGCGTCCCGGCGGTGAACTACGGTCCGGGCGACGCCCTGCTGGCACACAAGGTCGACGAGCGCGTGGAGACGAAGGCGATCCTGCACTGCGAGGAACGACTCCGCGCCTGGCTGACCTCCTGA